A segment of the Lentisphaera araneosa HTCC2155 genome:
GACCTTTGTGAATGGAGTTCCTTGAGGACAATGATAAGAGCTATTGCCATTTTGTGGATTAAACTGTAAATAGTTGAGGTTGGATAGAGTGACGGGCCATTGCGTATTGGCTAAGCCAGAATCGAGGTCAGCGGGAGCAAGATCGTTATTATCTTCGGCATAAATCAATGAGGCCATACTAATCTGTTTGAGATTGTTTTTACAGACAGTGGATTGAGCTTTTTTTCGGGCTTTTCCCAATACGGGTAGAAGTAAACTAGCCAAAATGCCGATAATGGCAATGACCACCAAGAGCTCGATGAGAGTGAATTTTTTATGCATGTGTGTTTCCCATTTTGATAATTCTATTGATGAAAACAGGAGAACACAAGAAAAGTGACAAAGAAAATTATCGGATGAAAAATTTAGTAATTTTTTTTAAAACTTTAATTTTTTCTATTGAGTTTGGAAGCGGAATTAAGGCGTCCAGAAATCACTTCGATAATTTGTTTCGGGAAGTAAAGTTGAGCCAGCCATTGATTCAACATGACCATCGAGATAGGAAATATTGAGTTTGTCTTTATGGCGCGCAATCTTTGAGTCAGAAGCGCGATTAAAAATATTGTCCGAATTTATTTCAGAGCTTTGGAGCATGCGGTTATTGTTGTAGCCATCGAGTAGTAAGACGGTATCTGTAGAGTGGTTACTTTCAAGACTTGAAAGGTAACTGTAGTTTAAAGAAGATGGTTCATATGATCCCGCTAATGTTCCTCGAGCAAGACGAAAATTGATGGCATAGTTATTGTGCGAGTTTTCTGAAACTGCAAGGCCGTTCGGGCAATGATAAATAGAGTTTTCATTGTTTAAATTAAATTCTATATATTCTTTTTCTGAGAGTGTTCTATGCCATTGTAAATCTGTATTTCGACTAAATTTATCTGCAGGTGCATAATTTTCGTTATCCATACTGTAACTGAGGATAGCTAAAGTAATTTATTTAATATTATTTTTACACGAAGCGGCTTGAGCCGTTTTTCGTGCTTGGCCTAATGCGGGGAGTAGCAAGCTAGCAAGGATGCCTATGATGGCCACCACAACGAGTAGCTCTATGAGAGAGAATTTTCTTTTCATGATCTGCACCTATTTACGTTAAGTAGTAAAACATGTGCAGATCCGTAGAGGTGACAAGAATATGTAAAAAATATTAAAAAAAATCTTTTTTAAAGAATGGGTTTAAGTTCCTTGCCGTTTTTGTCAGTGGGGAATAAGGCACCTTCTGCTTTGAGTTGAGCATTCATCGCCTTGATTAAAGCACCAGCTTTTTCAGGGTTCTTTTGGGCGAGATTATTGGTCTCGTAAGGATCGTCTTTTAAATGGTAGAGCTCAATTTCAGGCTGTCCACTCTTTGGATTGTAGTGATAAATGATTTTCCAATCTTGGTTTCTGTAAGTGGTGTAGTAGCTACTGCGATGTTGGTGAGGAAAGTGCATCAGGAAAGTTTTAGGGTGAGAGTTATCTTTTTGTCCGCTCATGAGTTTCTTTAGTGATTTGCCATCGACCACATGGCCTTGTGGCTTTGCGATATTCGCAAGTTCTAAAACTGTGGGATAGATATCCATAATAGTGGCCATTTGCGTTTGGATAGAGTTTTGCGCAATTGGCAAAGCTTTTTGGAATTTATTCTCAGGATTCACTTTTGCCCAAGCCGCAATAAATGGGATGCGCATGCCACCTTCATAGTGCGTGCCTTTTTTTCCTTTCAGTGGGGCCGCACAAACCGTGTCATGAGTTTTGCCCAGAGGCGCATCGGAGCCATTATCCCCGAGGAAAATAATCAGCGTATCTTCTGCAACGCCAAGTTGATCGAGTTTAGTCATGACATCGCCGAGGGACTTATCCATGCCTTCAACGAGTGTTGCAAAAGCTTGACCATTTTTTGACTTGCCGCTATTCGCATAATTCTTGGCGTAGCGCGGGTCAGAGTTAAAGGGGCCGTGGAGTGCGTAGTGTGATAGGTGGAGGAAAAAAGGTTTTTTTGCACTGACAGATTTCTCGATGAGGGGGAGCGTTTCCAAAGTGAGTGCTTCCGTTAAAAAAGTGCCCGAATCATAATATTTTTCTAAATGGGGTACGTTGTGTGTGACGGGTTTTTTACCCTTTTTATATTTGGGGTGATTGCCGAAGTGATCTTCGGAATAATAACTTTTTGGACGTCCCCAGCAAGCGCCGCCGACATTGTGTTGAAAGCCGATTTTGAGTGGGTCGTTTGCGGGAGCTTGTTTGTTACCGAAGTGAGCTTTACCAATATGAATTGTTGTGTAGCCAGCGTCGCCAAACACTTTCGGTAAGACGGGTGAGCCTGCTTCAATTCCAGTCCAGTTCCAGCCTTCTGGTCCAAATTGCCCTTTGTTATTGCCTGAGGGGTTAATCCAAGTCGTGGTGCGGTGGCGCGTAGCATTTTGACCACTGATGATAGATGCACGGCTCGGAGAGCAAACACTTTGTGCACAGAATTGGTTAAAGCGAATGCCTTGGCTCGCTAATTTTTCCATGGCAGGAGTTCGGAAATATTCGTTGAGTTCCTGAACTTGTGGAGTGCCGTCTTTATCAGTAATAAAGGGTACTGAGGTGTCCATCATACCCATGTCATCTACGAGGAAAATAATGATGTTGGGTTTGTCTACAGAATAAAGTAAACAGCTAAATAGGCTTAGCATTGAAATGAGCATTTTGCGCATCTTGGACTCCTTGAATAATTAATTATTATCTATACTAAGCAAAAATAGCCTAACTCAACACTGACTGAACAAAAACTCTTAAGTTATTTGATCCCATGCTTAGAGAGAATCTGATGGAAGAGGGGCGAGACTTCCTTGTGGATAGCCTGGTTAGCGTAGGCTATCCAGTTGACGGGGCAAGTTGTGGTCATTTTTGCATCGAGGGTGTCGCCCTTGATGTTGCTTACGATTATCCCGGCTTCTTCTGCAATGAGTAGGGCCGCCATATCGTAGGGGTGGCAGACATGGCCTTTTCTAAGGTGTTTCATGCTTTTATAGAGTGCTGGGCGAATGTCGGCAATGAAACGATCTTTGCCCATGAGCATTTCGTAAAGTTGTCCTCCAGTGGAGATGTATTGATCTTCGAAATTGAGAATCTCGCCATCTGCGGCGTCGGGGTAAAGGGTCTCGATGAGTTCTTCTTCGATTTGTGCGAGCTCAGTACGCCCTGGTGAAAAGAATCTTGCGATTTGCGCAAAACCACCACGTAAGTGATTTTCTTGTGAGGCTTGAGGAGAGAAAGTTTTCTTTTCGGAAGTTTCGAGGTGTTTGCGGTAGGCTTTGATTCCTTTGCCCCTAATGGCACTCAAGCTATCTGCGTAGATCATCTTACTCGTTGGAATTTCGACCATGACGGCCGTTTCGATATGAGAGAGTTTCGTATTTGGACCATTGTTTTTTGCGGCTCCCGCAAGGAAAAAAGCGGAACGTTTGTCGTACATGAGGCCTCGAGTCCCATCGATGGGGTCCATAATAATGCGCAGAGCGCAATCATCGTGGGTTTTATTTTGCGGGTAGGAGGAGACCTCATTTTCGCCAATACCTTCGGCAATTAAAACAATACCACCAAATTCCTGTGAGTGATTTTCTAATAGTTTTATGATGACTTCTTCGGCATAACGATCTATTTGGTAGATGGTATCGCTTTGGCTCACGGTATGAACTTGGCTTAAGTGCTGTGAGTTCTCGGAACATATTTTTTGATGAGTATGAAGTGCAATGGCTTCACCGATCTCGAGAAGGAATTCTTCAATTTTTGGCCAGTTCATAAAGTGATTAAGTAATTATTTTTTTTAAATAGTAGGTCAATATAGTGCTTTAGACTTATTTCCCAACTTTATGATTAAAATGCCAAATACTTTGTTTTTTTGCCCTTGTACTACACCCCACATTATATGTGGGGCTATTTAAAGTGACATCGCTCTGTGATGTAAGTTTTCATCGTTAACTGCTTAATTGATATTTTTTAAAGATTAAAAATTCCATAAAAAATCCCAATTCCAGTCATATTAGCCCTTAGGGCTTGTTATTGAGGGGAAGATAGGAAGAAAATCTTTTTAAGTTGTCAACTTAAATGTTTAGCATACGACGGAACTCATAAGTGCTAAACTTTAAGAAAAACCTTTTTTCCTGTCAACTTTTTGTTTTTAGTAGACATAAGATAGAAAAGGAAATGGCTTTAATACTTCTTACAAAGCAGTGTTTGAGCTTGATAATAGGATGAGAATATGATTGATAGACGAGATTTACTGAAACTTTCGGCTTTGGGTCTTGCTGCGCCCAGCCAAATGGTCGCCGCAACAAAAGGGCAAGCTCCACGTGTTAAATTAAAGAAAAATGTCGTTTTAGTCTGCTTGGATTTAGGCTTGTATGCGGGCAATCACCGAGAAGGTGGTGCGGCCTGTAAATACATGACGCAGTATTTTTCTGAGTTTAAAAAAGATATGACTTTTTTACAAGGGATCTCACAACCTGGGCTTGGTGGTGGACACGAAGTTGAAGAAGGGACTTTTACGGGCTTAGCTTACAAAGATCGCAGTCATTACCCCGAGAGGCAGTTCATTAGTTTGGATCAGAAACTCGCTATGGGATCGGTTCAAGAAACGAGAAATAAACTGCTTTATCACCAAGTGAATCGAGGAAAATTTGTTTCCTGGAATCAGTTCGCTCAACCGATGCCAGCTCACCAAGGTTTAAATGCTTTTCACGAACACATTTTCTCAAAAACTGACTTAGATAAAGAAAAAGCTTATATCAAACGCGAACGAGATATCTTAGAATCTCTCGCAAGGAATTTACGTCGCTATGGAAAAGGTCGTCCACAGGATATTGACCTAAAAGCTTCAGTGGCGTATCAAATTGAAGTGCTAAATGAAAAAGAAAAATGGCTTAAAGTTAAAAAGCCTTACCTCAAAAAAGCTTTTTCAGAGAGTGCTGAAAAATCACCTTTACCCAATTGTCATCACAATTACCGTTTAGTTTATGAAGCTTTAGAGAAGCAACAATCAAAAATTGCCGTCTTGCAATTTGGTGGTGGTTTGACTCGAAATCTCGATGGCATCACACATGGTTACCACACTTTGAGTCATCATGGTGGTTATTCAGAAAGAATCTATGAGCTGGAAATCATCGATGATAAAATCCTTGGTGGTTTACGCAAATTTATCAGAGACCTCAAACAAGGTGGCTTACTGGACGACACAATCGTCTTGTTTCACTGTGGTATGGCAGATGCGAGTCGCCACACAAATAAAAATGGTGCGGCCTTTTTGTTTGGCGGTGGCTTTAATCACAAAACCCATCTTCAATGTGCGGAAGGTAAAGACGTTAAAATTACTTCTTCACAGCTGTTCTCGAGTATTTTAAAGCAGAGTGGCTTTAGAGATTTGAATTTCAATGGCAATAATACTGTCATTCCACAACTGTTTGGAGCTTAATCAATGAGTGAAGAGAATATGCCTCAAGGTGATGAGCCAGTTGTAAAAATGACTGAGGAAGATAAAGACCTTCTACAGATTAAGTTAGCTGAGCTAGAGATTTTAGAAGAGAAAGTCGCCAATGGCGAGTTATCGGCTGAAAATGCTGAAGGTTTAATGACGGAAGTGCTAGATGAGCTTAATACCATTGAGCAAAGAGTCCTCGCTCAAAATGCTGCAGACAACCCTCTTGAACAGCCAATTGAAGAAGCTGCTCCAGTAAGTGAAAGTGCTTCAGCGGATTCATGGCCAGCTATTGAAAATCTACAGGTCATTAGTTCGCAAACTCCTGCCCAGGAAACGCAAAGCTCTTCGGATGATAATAGTCTTGACGGTCTTAAGGTTGTGAAGTCGAGCCAAAAACTTAAACCTTGGGGTGATAAAGTCAAAAAAGAGCAAGCTGATGTAAAAATCACCTTGAATGAGGACCTTGATAAGGCTGAGGCAAAGAAAGTTGATGCGGAAGTTCAAGCAGAAAAAGTCGAGCATACAGAAGCTAGAGAAGTAAAGCTTGATAAGCCTGCAGCTAAAGAAAAGTCCCTTGGTAAAACTAAGTCTAAAATAAAAACAAATACTCAGGGGAAAAGAAAATCTTCTAAGCCTGGATTAAAAAAGAAAAAATTAAAAGTTCCGACTAAGCTTCCTAAAGCTCAAAAGAAAAAGAAAGTCCCTGTAGGCTTGATCGTATTTTTAGCCATATTAGGTGCAATCGGATATAATTATAAGCCGATTATTGAGTACGTTCAAAAACAAAGAGCTGAGATTGCCGAGCGCAATAAACCCAAGCCTGTTGTAAAAAAAGAGAAGCCTAAGTATAAGCCGAAACCCAAGCCGAAAGTGGTCGAAGTTGAGCCGGAGTACGAACCCGAGCCTGAACCCGTAGAAGTTGTGGAAAATATATTTACTGGCGAACTCAAGCATTATAGCTTTAACCAAGTCCTCAAGGATAAATGTGTGACTTGTCATGGTGAAAAGGGTAAAGAGATTGAGGGCGACTTTAATATTGTCGCTTTGATGAACTCTAAATCCTTGAACACTCGAGCGTGGGCAAAAGTTTATCGCAGTATAAATAAGGGCGAGATGCCTCCAGAAGATGACCTCAATGCTAAGATGCTTGAAGAAGAGGAAAAAGAGCTAGTCCTTAGTTCAATCAAGACTCTTCATGAAGGTTTGAAGGTGACTGATAATACACGTGTCTTAACTCCCTTTGAAATTCAAAATACGATGGTTGATTTGTTTGATATCGATACAGGTACATACAATCCTTTCGACTCATTGCATACGGCCTACTCAGATAAAGAGTTTTATACGCATCAAAGAAAAGTGCTCAGTCCGTATTACTTAGCTCAGTATTATCATATCATGTATGATGTATTAAAAAGTTTTGTTGGCTTGAAGCCACAAATAGAAAAGTTGAACTTAAAACCCACTTTAAGTCGCAATGTGCATACCTCAGTAAATGGTAAAAACTATCTTGACCTGCGCTGGAACTGGCAGAACCGAATCGATCTCGTGACCTATAAACATTTAGATGAGAAAAAAGTCACAGCTAAGCAAGCGCGAAAAGTGGGTGCGGATGAGAATAAAGCTGTCGAATCAATTATGCTCAAAAATAGTTTACCACCAGGGACTTATACACTGCGTTTTCATGGTGAGGCACTCAATATGGACCTCGCAAAAATTAGTGAGAAAAAGTATGGTGAAAATGTTGTAGATATTTTTAAGGAATGGAAGGATCGCATTGGTGAAAATGCTTTAGGCTTACCGGTGAAATTTTTCATTGCGCCTCCAGGTCTGGGTGATGCTTATGCGAGTACGCAGTATTTGGAGACCATAGAAATTGCTTCTTCAGGTGAATATGCACTGGAATTCACCCTGAAACGTCGAGCCGCTATTGGATTTACTTTGGATGTTGATTATCCCAATCATTCCAGCCTTTCTACTGAGATCGCTTATTTTAAGTACGGCGAAGAGGCTGACCAAAAAGCAAAAGAAGAGATGGATGCTAAATACATGCGCACGATTAAGTATGACTTTCCAATGGTGCGCATGAAGCAAGTTAAAATTGAAGGTCCTTACAATGTCCAAGTCCATCCCTTATCCTTCGATGAGGAACAGCGCAAAAAACATATTGGGACCTCGCAAGTTGGCGATAAATTTAAAACCTTACACAAATTATTGGGTTTAAAAAATAATATTATCTATCAATACATGTTTAAAGACTTTCAGGTCGATAAACTGGTTTATGAAGATGCCTACAGAAACTCTTTGATGATGTTCTTTTTATCACCCCAGTTTTTAGTGGTGGATAATAAACCCAAAACTCTAGAGGAATTCGTTCGTTTTAGTTCTTATGCTTTACTCAAGAGTCCACCTAATGAAGAATTTAAGAACTTGTACTCACAGGCAAAGAAGTCGCGCAAGCCTCAAATTTTGAGCGACTATGTAAGGAAGCATCATAATTTCCGTCGCTTCATTGCCCCTTTCACTTACCAATGGTTGAAGTTAGGCGAAATAAAAACCAACTTGCCTGATGAAGAAGCTTTCAGTACTTATTACGCTAAAAACTTTGAAGATGCCTACCGTGTAGAAGCCGAGTTATTTGTTGAGAAACTCTTAAAAGAAAATCGCCCGATTAAAGAATTAGTTACGGCGGATTATAAAATTGTGAATTCTGATTTGGATGATTTTTATAATGGCGTGGGTTGGGCGAAGCTCAGAGGCAGAGATCAACCACCAATCGTTTATGAAGCTGATTTTGCAGTGAAAAAAGTCAATGACGCCAACCGCGGTGGCATACTAGGTATGGGAGCTTTCTTAACCACGACTGGCAATGGTGTTGATCCCTTACCTTTACGTCGAGCAGCTTGGATCTCGGAAAACATTCTTGACTCGCCCTTGCCAACTCCTCCTGATGTTGACGTTGAAGCTTTTGAAGCAGGTCACAATGTAAAGAGCCTTAGAGAGCGTTTAGCCGTGCACGCAGAAAACCCTGCTTGTAATAGCTGCCACAAACGAATTGACTCACTCGCTATAATTATGGACCGTTTTGATACAATTGGTGGAGACAATAATCATTACTCGAGAGATCCTGTGAAGATCAATGGTGAGAAAATCAAGGATTTTGTCGAGCTTAAGCAGTACTTGGCTAAGTACGAAAAAGCGACCGCTAGAGCGTTTAGTAAAAGGTTGATTGAATACATGTACGGACGCGAAACAGGCGTGCAAGATGAGTCAAAACTCGATGCGATACTAGCAGAGTGTGAGCCCGAAGGTTACCGCGTGGGAGACCTATACACAGCCGTACTTCGCCAGTATTTCTTATAAATCTAAAGGGTGACCTTAATAGGCTCACCCAAAATCATTTCTTCTTCAGAGCTTTTGCAGGTGTAGACTAAAATTTCTACACCTGCATTTTTTGCGTCTCGAAGAGCTTTACAATACTCTGGATCAACGTGATCGGCGGGACTAAAGGATTTGGGTTGGTCGGACATAGTGAGGAATAGCATAGCGGCTCGATGGCCTTCTTGCTTGAGTTCAATGAGCTCGTGTAAATGTTTGAGTCCTCGGCTGGTGACGGCATCGGGAAAGCAGCATTTCTGCCCTTCAATGTAGCTCACTGACTTCACTTCGATAAA
Coding sequences within it:
- a CDS encoding prepilin-type N-terminal cleavage/methylation domain-containing protein, with the translated sequence MHKKFTLIELLVVIAIIGILASLLLPVLGKARKKAQSTVCKNNLKQISMASLIYAEDNNDLAPADLDSGLANTQWPVTLSNLNYLQFNPQNGNSSYHCPQGTPFTKVWESNYALNFRFGRYTDDGTATPWNSHDDLFTIQSNHASSTLFLMDSADTQRWIWSNLTANTLYNLGTGSVARHNNFANLAYLDGHVASLSGTAILSQNGFETDFWMP
- a CDS encoding type II secretion system protein; its protein translation is MKRKFSLIELLVVVAIIGILASLLLPALGQARKTAQAASCKNNIK
- a CDS encoding sulfatase produces the protein MRKMLISMLSLFSCLLYSVDKPNIIIFLVDDMGMMDTSVPFITDKDGTPQVQELNEYFRTPAMEKLASQGIRFNQFCAQSVCSPSRASIISGQNATRHRTTTWINPSGNNKGQFGPEGWNWTGIEAGSPVLPKVFGDAGYTTIHIGKAHFGNKQAPANDPLKIGFQHNVGGACWGRPKSYYSEDHFGNHPKYKKGKKPVTHNVPHLEKYYDSGTFLTEALTLETLPLIEKSVSAKKPFFLHLSHYALHGPFNSDPRYAKNYANSGKSKNGQAFATLVEGMDKSLGDVMTKLDQLGVAEDTLIIFLGDNGSDAPLGKTHDTVCAAPLKGKKGTHYEGGMRIPFIAAWAKVNPENKFQKALPIAQNSIQTQMATIMDIYPTVLELANIAKPQGHVVDGKSLKKLMSGQKDNSHPKTFLMHFPHQHRSSYYTTYRNQDWKIIYHYNPKSGQPEIELYHLKDDPYETNNLAQKNPEKAGALIKAMNAQLKAEGALFPTDKNGKELKPIL
- a CDS encoding inositol monophosphatase family protein: MNWPKIEEFLLEIGEAIALHTHQKICSENSQHLSQVHTVSQSDTIYQIDRYAEEVIIKLLENHSQEFGGIVLIAEGIGENEVSSYPQNKTHDDCALRIIMDPIDGTRGLMYDKRSAFFLAGAAKNNGPNTKLSHIETAVMVEIPTSKMIYADSLSAIRGKGIKAYRKHLETSEKKTFSPQASQENHLRGGFAQIARFFSPGRTELAQIEEELIETLYPDAADGEILNFEDQYISTGGQLYEMLMGKDRFIADIRPALYKSMKHLRKGHVCHPYDMAALLIAEEAGIIVSNIKGDTLDAKMTTTCPVNWIAYANQAIHKEVSPLFHQILSKHGIK
- a CDS encoding DUF1552 domain-containing protein, which gives rise to MIDRRDLLKLSALGLAAPSQMVAATKGQAPRVKLKKNVVLVCLDLGLYAGNHREGGAACKYMTQYFSEFKKDMTFLQGISQPGLGGGHEVEEGTFTGLAYKDRSHYPERQFISLDQKLAMGSVQETRNKLLYHQVNRGKFVSWNQFAQPMPAHQGLNAFHEHIFSKTDLDKEKAYIKRERDILESLARNLRRYGKGRPQDIDLKASVAYQIEVLNEKEKWLKVKKPYLKKAFSESAEKSPLPNCHHNYRLVYEALEKQQSKIAVLQFGGGLTRNLDGITHGYHTLSHHGGYSERIYELEIIDDKILGGLRKFIRDLKQGGLLDDTIVLFHCGMADASRHTNKNGAAFLFGGGFNHKTHLQCAEGKDVKITSSQLFSSILKQSGFRDLNFNGNNTVIPQLFGA
- a CDS encoding DUF1588 domain-containing protein, yielding MSEENMPQGDEPVVKMTEEDKDLLQIKLAELEILEEKVANGELSAENAEGLMTEVLDELNTIEQRVLAQNAADNPLEQPIEEAAPVSESASADSWPAIENLQVISSQTPAQETQSSSDDNSLDGLKVVKSSQKLKPWGDKVKKEQADVKITLNEDLDKAEAKKVDAEVQAEKVEHTEAREVKLDKPAAKEKSLGKTKSKIKTNTQGKRKSSKPGLKKKKLKVPTKLPKAQKKKKVPVGLIVFLAILGAIGYNYKPIIEYVQKQRAEIAERNKPKPVVKKEKPKYKPKPKPKVVEVEPEYEPEPEPVEVVENIFTGELKHYSFNQVLKDKCVTCHGEKGKEIEGDFNIVALMNSKSLNTRAWAKVYRSINKGEMPPEDDLNAKMLEEEEKELVLSSIKTLHEGLKVTDNTRVLTPFEIQNTMVDLFDIDTGTYNPFDSLHTAYSDKEFYTHQRKVLSPYYLAQYYHIMYDVLKSFVGLKPQIEKLNLKPTLSRNVHTSVNGKNYLDLRWNWQNRIDLVTYKHLDEKKVTAKQARKVGADENKAVESIMLKNSLPPGTYTLRFHGEALNMDLAKISEKKYGENVVDIFKEWKDRIGENALGLPVKFFIAPPGLGDAYASTQYLETIEIASSGEYALEFTLKRRAAIGFTLDVDYPNHSSLSTEIAYFKYGEEADQKAKEEMDAKYMRTIKYDFPMVRMKQVKIEGPYNVQVHPLSFDEEQRKKHIGTSQVGDKFKTLHKLLGLKNNIIYQYMFKDFQVDKLVYEDAYRNSLMMFFLSPQFLVVDNKPKTLEEFVRFSSYALLKSPPNEEFKNLYSQAKKSRKPQILSDYVRKHHNFRRFIAPFTYQWLKLGEIKTNLPDEEAFSTYYAKNFEDAYRVEAELFVEKLLKENRPIKELVTADYKIVNSDLDDFYNGVGWAKLRGRDQPPIVYEADFAVKKVNDANRGGILGMGAFLTTTGNGVDPLPLRRAAWISENILDSPLPTPPDVDVEAFEAGHNVKSLRERLAVHAENPACNSCHKRIDSLAIIMDRFDTIGGDNNHYSRDPVKINGEKIKDFVELKQYLAKYEKATARAFSKRLIEYMYGRETGVQDESKLDAILAECEPEGYRVGDLYTAVLRQYFL